In Liquorilactobacillus nagelii DSM 13675, the following proteins share a genomic window:
- the glf gene encoding UDP-galactopyranose mutase, producing MKKYLVVGAGLFGATFAYEAAKRGNQVKVIEKRNHIAGNIYTKEVAGIQVHQYGAHIFHTANKKIWDYVHQFADFNRYTNTPIANYLGEIYNLPFNMNTFNKLWGVVTPQEALAKIDEQRAVLQGKKPENLEEQAISLVGTDIYQKLIKGYTEKQWGRSAKDLPAFIIRRLPVRLTYDNNYFNDPYQGIPIGGYTQIVEKMLSSDLITVETGIDFFNNQDEYLKNYDKVVFTGMIDQYFDYCYGELEYRSLKFETEELDQDNFQGNAVVNYTDAKTPFTRIIEHKHFEFGKGDKNKTIITREYPKTWHRGDEPYYPVNNSANNALYKKYKELADAKADNIIFGGRLGQYRYYNMDQVIGAALVTVEKELD from the coding sequence ATGAAAAAATATTTAGTAGTAGGTGCTGGCCTGTTTGGCGCAACTTTTGCTTATGAGGCAGCTAAACGTGGCAATCAAGTAAAGGTAATTGAAAAAAGAAATCATATTGCCGGTAATATTTACACTAAGGAAGTTGCTGGAATTCAAGTTCATCAATATGGAGCACACATCTTCCATACAGCTAATAAAAAAATTTGGGATTATGTTCATCAGTTTGCTGACTTTAATCGGTATACCAATACACCCATTGCAAACTATCTTGGTGAAATTTATAACTTACCATTTAATATGAATACTTTCAATAAACTTTGGGGAGTAGTTACGCCGCAAGAAGCTTTGGCTAAAATTGATGAACAGCGAGCTGTTTTACAGGGGAAAAAGCCAGAAAATCTAGAAGAACAAGCCATTTCACTGGTTGGTACTGATATTTATCAAAAACTAATTAAGGGCTATACTGAAAAACAGTGGGGTCGCTCAGCTAAAGATTTACCAGCGTTTATCATTCGTCGCCTGCCGGTGCGTTTGACCTATGATAATAACTATTTTAATGATCCTTATCAAGGAATTCCGATTGGCGGTTATACTCAAATTGTTGAGAAGATGCTGAGTAGTGATTTAATCACGGTTGAGACTGGCATCGACTTCTTTAACAATCAGGATGAGTATCTTAAAAATTATGATAAAGTAGTGTTTACCGGGATGATTGATCAGTATTTTGATTACTGTTATGGTGAACTGGAATACCGCAGTTTGAAGTTTGAAACCGAAGAACTTGACCAAGATAATTTCCAAGGAAATGCAGTCGTGAACTATACCGATGCCAAAACGCCTTTTACTCGAATTATTGAGCACAAACATTTTGAGTTTGGTAAAGGCGATAAGAACAAAACAATTATTACCCGTGAGTATCCTAAAACTTGGCATCGCGGGGATGAACCGTATTATCCAGTCAATAACTCCGCTAATAATGCTTTATACAAAAAATACAAAGAGTTGGCCGATGCAAAAGCCGATAATATCATTTTCGGTGGTCGATTAGGACAATATCGTTACTATAATATGGATCAAGTGATTGGTGCAGCTTTAGTAACGGTTGAAAAAGAATTGGATTGA
- a CDS encoding glycosyltransferase family 2 protein — MKIAILMSTYNGQEYLPLQLESIQQQTDQDWNLYIRDDGSTDDTLKIIKKYQQNDERVHLYQRKHGENLGVVGSFFELFRNIQADFYMFCDQDDVWLPTKITATLTAMLELRKQNDSATPLLVHTNKLIVDRKLNLLHAPSLEQRPHDLLSIVFFNNITGCTVMVDNNLKKYACRADLKDVFLHDHWLALVAALLGKIAFVNEPLIKYRQHGNNQYGGQDFFAVLRSSKLNKKIANLQRKWSDKSWPIKSLPVRQINQLYRLFIDDLDDGQSKQSLLAVYQALNGSKLKRMQFVKRYLPHQGTTGRRILSDTFFILGGKGF; from the coding sequence ATGAAAATTGCAATTTTAATGTCAACTTATAATGGTCAAGAATATTTACCGTTGCAACTTGAGTCAATTCAACAGCAAACAGATCAAGATTGGAATCTATATATTCGCGATGATGGTTCAACGGATGACACTTTAAAGATTATTAAAAAGTATCAACAAAATGATGAACGAGTCCATTTATATCAGAGAAAGCATGGAGAAAACCTCGGTGTGGTCGGTTCTTTTTTTGAACTTTTTCGAAATATCCAAGCAGACTTTTATATGTTTTGCGATCAAGATGACGTATGGTTGCCAACAAAAATAACTGCTACACTAACAGCTATGTTAGAATTAAGAAAACAAAATGATTCTGCTACACCTCTTTTAGTACATACTAATAAATTGATTGTGGATCGGAAACTAAACTTATTGCACGCTCCATCGTTGGAACAACGTCCGCATGATTTATTGTCAATTGTTTTTTTTAATAATATAACTGGTTGCACGGTTATGGTTGATAACAATTTAAAAAAGTATGCATGTCGAGCTGATTTAAAAGATGTTTTTTTGCATGATCATTGGCTAGCTTTAGTAGCTGCATTACTAGGAAAAATAGCTTTTGTGAATGAGCCACTGATTAAATACCGGCAACATGGTAATAATCAATATGGTGGACAAGATTTTTTTGCAGTTTTGCGTTCTAGTAAGTTGAACAAGAAAATAGCAAATTTACAGCGCAAATGGTCTGATAAAAGTTGGCCGATAAAATCATTGCCAGTTAGACAAATTAACCAACTCTATCGGCTGTTTATTGATGACCTTGATGATGGACAATCTAAACAGTCGTTATTGGCCGTATATCAAGCATTAAATGGTTCAAAATTAAAGCGAATGCAATTTGTCAAGCGATATCTGCCGCATCAAGGAACAACAGGTCGGAGAATTTTATCGGATACATTTTTTATTTTAGGTGGGAAAGGATTTTAA
- a CDS encoding glycosyltransferase → MNDQTIVVLGSFNANNGITTFVKRNYQRLTGLGWSFRFINIANAKPARDLKQIGNYTEIKQLKKGPFQHFTELKRALKLNLKYSKTIHLHLDSLHNFLPIMLAKHIGYRRIIIHSHSDQRGQYGKLKKLAHHLGMKVAAHDGTDFIACSQYAADFFYSRKLQTQSNFKFIYNGILLKKYLYMSTAAQRFRKKYGISENSIVIGHCGRFLRQKNHQFLLAAYNQFHQQHPDSFLVLIGDGENLEEIKRQTAAYKLTDNVIFTGYVENVAEMQNAFDIFAFPSLYEGLSLSLLENLANGTQAIVSKNQSPELFEMKNVHPLEITSTVAVQNWANQMKELSKKKQNKKVESSRAVAYLSKKGFTLERTTAALLDLYSSEKESK, encoded by the coding sequence ATGAATGACCAAACAATAGTAGTTTTAGGCAGTTTTAACGCAAATAATGGAATTACAACTTTTGTAAAAAGAAATTATCAGCGGTTGACAGGTCTTGGCTGGAGTTTTCGTTTTATCAATATTGCTAATGCTAAACCAGCGCGTGATTTAAAACAAATTGGAAATTACACCGAGATTAAGCAGTTGAAAAAAGGACCCTTTCAGCATTTCACAGAACTTAAGCGAGCTTTAAAGTTAAATTTGAAATACAGCAAAACCATTCATCTTCATTTGGACTCGTTGCACAACTTCTTGCCGATTATGCTGGCTAAGCATATTGGATATCGACGAATTATCATTCACTCACACTCAGATCAACGAGGACAATATGGCAAATTAAAAAAGCTGGCCCACCACTTAGGAATGAAAGTAGCCGCGCATGATGGAACTGATTTTATTGCGTGTTCGCAATATGCAGCTGATTTTTTCTATTCCAGGAAATTACAAACCCAGTCAAATTTTAAGTTTATTTATAACGGAATTTTATTGAAAAAGTACCTGTATATGAGTACTGCTGCTCAGCGGTTCAGAAAAAAATACGGAATTTCAGAAAACTCAATAGTTATTGGACATTGTGGTCGATTTTTGCGTCAAAAGAATCATCAGTTTTTGCTAGCAGCTTATAATCAATTTCACCAACAACATCCGGATTCTTTTTTAGTTCTGATTGGAGATGGCGAGAACCTTGAAGAAATAAAGCGTCAGACAGCCGCTTATAAGTTGACTGATAATGTTATTTTTACAGGTTATGTTGAGAATGTGGCAGAAATGCAAAATGCTTTTGATATTTTTGCTTTTCCTTCGCTATATGAGGGCTTATCTTTATCATTACTCGAAAATTTGGCTAATGGAACTCAAGCAATTGTCTCAAAAAACCAATCTCCAGAGTTATTTGAGATGAAGAATGTTCATCCATTAGAGATAACGTCAACCGTAGCTGTCCAGAATTGGGCAAACCAGATGAAAGAACTGAGTAAGAAAAAGCAAAATAAAAAAGTTGAGAGTTCTCGAGCAGTAGCTTATTTGAGTAAGAAAGGTTTTACACTTGAAAGGACCACAGCGGCTTTACTAGATTTGTACAGTAGTGAGAAGGAGAGCAAATGA
- a CDS encoding sugar transferase, which translates to MKNVIMSSIVNKDNKDAGPKAKNDIEKILIKEGFEPLNLELSRNKVKKLLYALIGLNKVFRGKKIDNLVFQYPIYSIFLTQRFIRAIRKYTKAKIYFIVHDIESLRAYKGDSSYQKKELAIFNSTDGMVVHNAAMHQWLQENGVTVPLEELGIFDYLNPNAEQESFFYDQSICFAGNLKGAGFLQRINLKASRLDLFGPNQASVYPKNINYQGIYPADQLPKYLKTNFGLVWNGDSLTRCDGDFGEYMKYNMPHKTSLYLSSGIPVIVWKKAAAAKFIEVNQVGLAVADLNELDQVLTKIDQQQYQSYKQNALKIGKLLRNGSFIKKAIRNLMQQTAGTRN; encoded by the coding sequence ATGAAAAATGTTATTATGTCATCAATTGTTAATAAGGATAACAAGGATGCCGGACCTAAAGCTAAAAATGATATTGAAAAGATCTTGATTAAAGAGGGATTCGAGCCATTAAACTTAGAACTTTCACGAAACAAAGTTAAAAAGTTATTATATGCATTGATTGGTTTAAATAAAGTTTTTCGTGGCAAAAAAATTGATAACCTAGTTTTCCAATATCCAATCTATTCAATCTTTTTAACTCAGCGATTTATTCGAGCTATTAGAAAATATACGAAAGCAAAAATTTATTTTATTGTTCATGACATCGAAAGTTTGCGGGCTTATAAGGGAGATTCAAGTTATCAAAAAAAAGAACTAGCAATCTTTAATAGTACCGACGGCATGGTTGTTCACAATGCAGCAATGCATCAGTGGTTACAAGAAAATGGGGTAACGGTTCCTTTAGAAGAACTGGGAATTTTTGATTATCTTAATCCAAATGCTGAACAAGAATCATTTTTTTATGACCAATCAATTTGTTTTGCTGGTAATTTAAAGGGTGCTGGTTTTTTACAGAGGATAAATTTAAAGGCCAGCCGTTTGGATCTTTTTGGTCCTAATCAAGCATCCGTTTATCCTAAGAATATTAATTATCAAGGAATTTATCCAGCAGATCAATTACCAAAGTACTTAAAAACTAATTTTGGTTTAGTTTGGAATGGAGATTCGTTAACTAGGTGTGATGGTGATTTTGGTGAATACATGAAATATAATATGCCACATAAAACATCACTTTATCTCAGTAGCGGAATTCCAGTAATTGTTTGGAAAAAGGCAGCTGCTGCAAAATTTATTGAAGTTAATCAAGTTGGTTTAGCAGTTGCGGATTTGAATGAACTTGACCAAGTACTAACGAAAATTGATCAGCAGCAATATCAATCGTATAAGCAAAATGCTCTAAAAATTGGTAAGTTGTTGAGAAATGGTTCTTTCATAAAAAAAGCTATTCGTAATTTAATGCAACAAACAGCTGGAACTAGAAATTAG
- a CDS encoding LicD family protein: MHSQKDIKKLQQIELNLAKKIIAICDQNQIKYIMLGGTMLGAIRHHGFIPWDDDIDFGMSRNDYDRFCQLVLNLKDDNLKLLDFRFNSNHDYPAKVIDQSIELVNNNVASKEIIYPWIDIFPLDGMPANKFVRKIHGTKLMIDRALLKLSQLSNGVALNNPNRTSFEKVVIKFGRLIRSDKFLKELKMMQLLDRDLRKYRYQDCPYAVNFMGAYKLNEMFPRKFYDRLKKYAFEDTQFTGTFFYDEYLKQLYGDYMQPPKKNDRDKHNVGIKQS; the protein is encoded by the coding sequence ATGCATAGTCAAAAAGATATAAAGAAATTGCAACAAATTGAATTAAACTTAGCTAAGAAAATCATTGCTATTTGCGACCAGAATCAAATTAAATATATTATGCTTGGTGGAACTATGTTAGGGGCTATTCGTCACCATGGCTTTATTCCGTGGGATGATGATATCGATTTTGGCATGTCGCGTAATGACTATGATCGCTTTTGCCAATTAGTTTTGAATCTAAAAGACGACAATCTTAAGTTGTTGGATTTTCGTTTTAATAGCAATCATGACTATCCAGCAAAAGTTATTGATCAAAGTATTGAATTAGTTAATAATAATGTTGCGAGTAAAGAAATCATCTACCCATGGATTGATATTTTCCCGTTGGATGGAATGCCCGCAAATAAATTTGTTCGAAAAATTCATGGTACAAAGTTAATGATTGATCGAGCGTTATTAAAATTATCACAGTTATCAAATGGTGTTGCTTTAAACAACCCAAATCGAACTTCTTTTGAAAAAGTTGTTATTAAATTTGGACGGTTAATTCGATCAGATAAATTTCTGAAAGAATTAAAAATGATGCAACTTTTAGATCGGGATTTACGCAAATATCGTTACCAGGATTGCCCTTATGCAGTCAACTTTATGGGAGCATATAAACTAAATGAAATGTTCCCTCGAAAGTTTTATGATCGATTGAAAAAGTATGCATTTGAAGATACACAATTTACAGGAACGTTTTTTTACGATGAGTATTTAAAACAACTTTATGGTGATTACATGCAGCCACCAAAGAAAAATGATCGTGACAAGCATAATGTTGGAATAAAACAGTCGTAA
- a CDS encoding DUF4422 domain-containing protein translates to MKAEVYIVSHKLVKLPQDRMYVPIQVGTADEKFTGFVRDNTGDNIAVKNPNYCELTAQYWAWKNRTADVKGLVHYRRYFSNGKRNFFKSYAGKFADIMTSETLEKLLKKAPMILPRKRNYYIETSWSHYEHVHHIEGLQLARQVISEKCPEYLPAFDKMVQKRAVHMFNMLIARADLFDNYTEWLFQILPEIEKRVDISSYTDYEKRIYGFVGEILLDVWIEKNQIKYVEVPVMFMGNQHWIKKIASFIYRKIKGTSD, encoded by the coding sequence TTGAAAGCTGAGGTTTATATCGTTAGTCACAAATTAGTCAAACTGCCACAAGATCGAATGTATGTTCCAATCCAAGTTGGGACAGCTGACGAAAAGTTCACTGGTTTTGTCCGTGATAATACTGGTGATAATATTGCTGTAAAGAATCCTAATTATTGTGAATTGACCGCTCAATATTGGGCATGGAAAAATCGAACAGCTGACGTAAAGGGGCTAGTCCACTATCGGCGTTATTTTTCCAATGGTAAACGAAATTTCTTTAAATCTTACGCTGGAAAATTTGCGGATATTATGACCTCGGAAACATTGGAAAAGTTACTAAAAAAAGCGCCAATGATTTTGCCACGGAAACGCAATTACTATATTGAAACATCATGGTCACATTATGAACATGTTCATCATATTGAAGGCCTGCAACTTGCTCGGCAGGTCATTTCAGAAAAGTGTCCAGAATATTTACCAGCTTTTGATAAGATGGTTCAGAAAAGGGCAGTACATATGTTTAATATGTTGATTGCGCGAGCTGATTTATTTGATAATTATACAGAATGGCTATTTCAAATCTTACCTGAAATTGAAAAACGGGTAGATATCAGTAGTTATACTGACTATGAAAAACGAATTTATGGTTTTGTCGGTGAAATTTTGTTAGATGTTTGGATTGAGAAAAACCAAATTAAATATGTTGAAGTACCCGTAATGTTTATGGGCAATCAGCACTGGATTAAAAAAATTGCTAGTTTTATTTACCGGAAAATTAAAGGCACTAGTGATTAG
- a CDS encoding sugar transferase — MSQENRTADKKLYLFVKRVIDIIIALIALTCMIPLFLLLLIVYSFGENRGPLFYKQERVGKGGQKFFIYKFRSMVVGAEKKLHHNPELYQKYVENSYKLPPEIDPRITKLGKFLRKTSIDELPQFINILKGDMTLIGPRPIIQEELQEYGKRVDKFLSVTPGAMGYWQASGRSNINYPERCNYELYYVDHASFLFDTKILLKNVMSIFKGEGAY; from the coding sequence ATGAGTCAAGAAAACAGGACGGCAGACAAGAAATTATATCTATTCGTCAAAAGAGTAATTGACATCATCATTGCCTTGATTGCACTGACCTGCATGATTCCATTGTTCTTGTTATTATTAATAGTTTACAGCTTTGGTGAGAACCGTGGACCACTTTTTTATAAACAGGAACGGGTTGGAAAAGGCGGGCAGAAGTTCTTTATTTATAAATTTAGATCAATGGTCGTTGGAGCTGAAAAAAAATTACACCACAATCCGGAACTATATCAAAAGTATGTTGAAAATAGTTATAAACTTCCACCGGAAATTGACCCACGGATAACGAAACTAGGAAAGTTTTTGCGAAAAACCTCAATTGATGAACTACCACAATTTATTAACATCTTAAAGGGTGACATGACATTGATTGGACCCCGACCGATAATTCAAGAGGAATTGCAGGAATACGGGAAGCGGGTTGATAAGTTCTTGTCAGTAACACCAGGTGCAATGGGATATTGGCAGGCCTCCGGGCGAAGCAATATTAACTACCCGGAAAGATGTAACTATGAATTATATTATGTTGATCATGCATCTTTTTTATTTGACACAAAAATTTTGTTAAAAAACGTTATGAGCATTTTTAAGGGTGAAGGTGCTTATTAA
- the thrB gene encoding homoserine kinase, translated as MGFKIIVPATSANLGPGFDSIGIAVSKYLTVEVGEAQSVWQVDHQLGDDVPTDDRNLIVKTALQIAPNIKPHYLKVISEIPLARGLGSSSSAIIAGLELANRLANLNLDNREKLQLATKIEGHPDNVAPAILGDLTISTYTPDQRVFSLKGHFPEVALMAFIPPTELLTSASRSVLPEKLVFKKAVEASSIGNTLVAALFAGDLEQAGYLMELDQFHERYRAKLVPHLAALRDLGHQAGAIATYLSGAGPTTMTVIDSNHRQRFIDLVANSDLNGELLQLKVERQGVVVK; from the coding sequence ATGGGTTTTAAGATAATTGTTCCAGCTACAAGTGCTAATCTTGGACCGGGTTTTGATTCAATTGGAATTGCTGTTTCTAAGTATTTAACGGTCGAAGTCGGCGAAGCTCAAAGTGTTTGGCAAGTTGATCATCAGTTGGGAGATGATGTGCCAACTGATGATCGTAACCTAATTGTTAAAACGGCACTGCAGATTGCGCCTAATATAAAGCCACATTATTTAAAGGTGATCTCTGAGATTCCGTTGGCACGTGGGCTTGGCAGCAGTTCATCAGCAATTATTGCCGGACTTGAATTAGCGAATCGATTAGCAAATTTAAATCTCGACAATCGGGAGAAACTACAATTAGCGACTAAAATTGAAGGTCATCCGGACAATGTTGCACCGGCAATTTTGGGTGATTTGACGATATCAACTTATACACCTGATCAACGGGTTTTTAGCTTAAAGGGACATTTTCCTGAAGTAGCTTTGATGGCTTTTATTCCCCCGACTGAGTTATTAACTTCAGCTAGTCGGTCTGTGTTGCCTGAAAAGCTGGTTTTTAAAAAAGCAGTCGAGGCCAGTAGCATTGGTAATACTTTGGTGGCTGCTTTGTTTGCCGGAGATTTAGAGCAGGCTGGTTATTTGATGGAGCTAGATCAATTTCATGAGCGATACCGTGCAAAGTTAGTGCCGCATTTAGCTGCTTTAAGAGATTTGGGGCATCAAGCTGGAGCAATTGCTACCTATTTAAGTGGAGCAGGTCCGACGACAATGACAGTGATTGATTCAAACCATAGGCAACGATTTATAGACCTGGTCGCGAACAGTGATTTGAATGGAGAATTACTTCAGTTGAAAGTTGAACGACAAGGAGTGGTTGTAAAATAA
- a CDS encoding homoserine dehydrogenase: MRVIKIGVLGLGTVGSGVVRLLRDHQAKISSITGCQLEIKTIVVHNLTKQRNVDLAGIELTDQFEKVLHDPEIEVVVEVMGTVDTAKKYVEQLLRAGKHIITANKDLIATYGAELAELARENGCDLFYEASVAGGIPILRTIVNSFAADRIVEVKGIVNGTTNYILTQMSQQQVSFAAALKAAQNLGFAEPDPTNDVEGIDAAYKMVILTQFAFGMNISMKQLKIGGISDVKLADIQQAKELGYNIKLLGIAKLIEDQVDVSVGPVLVPKDQPLAAVQNENNAVLVTGAAVGETMFYGPGAGELPTANSVLSDIIAVTKDIVLKTTGSRFNDFQRDLKQARPADVCYSYYFSLKVKDQPGQMLKITQAMSEAQASFHLIIQSELDDQHARIVMTTHQMSEAQRNQVVAAFGALKDVEVVAAYKVLPE; the protein is encoded by the coding sequence ATGCGGGTCATAAAGATTGGGGTTCTGGGTTTGGGGACAGTTGGTAGCGGTGTGGTTCGGCTTTTGCGGGATCATCAGGCGAAGATTTCCAGTATTACCGGCTGTCAATTGGAAATTAAGACGATAGTTGTACACAATTTAACAAAACAGCGCAATGTTGATCTGGCGGGTATTGAATTAACTGATCAATTTGAAAAAGTATTGCATGATCCAGAGATTGAAGTGGTTGTTGAAGTAATGGGGACAGTTGATACTGCTAAAAAATATGTTGAACAGTTGCTTCGAGCAGGAAAACATATTATAACAGCTAACAAGGATTTAATTGCTACTTACGGTGCTGAATTAGCAGAATTAGCTCGTGAAAATGGCTGTGATTTATTTTATGAAGCCAGTGTAGCAGGTGGAATTCCAATTTTGCGGACAATTGTCAACTCGTTTGCAGCTGATCGGATTGTTGAGGTAAAAGGTATTGTTAATGGAACCACTAATTATATTTTGACTCAAATGAGTCAACAACAAGTTTCATTTGCGGCCGCTCTCAAAGCTGCCCAAAATTTAGGCTTTGCAGAACCAGACCCGACAAATGATGTCGAGGGTATCGATGCAGCTTATAAAATGGTAATTTTGACGCAGTTTGCTTTCGGTATGAATATTTCGATGAAGCAGTTAAAAATTGGTGGAATTAGTGATGTTAAATTAGCTGACATTCAGCAGGCGAAAGAACTAGGCTACAATATAAAGTTATTAGGAATTGCTAAACTGATTGAGGATCAGGTTGATGTTTCGGTTGGTCCAGTATTAGTACCTAAGGATCAGCCACTAGCCGCAGTCCAAAATGAAAACAATGCTGTTTTGGTTACCGGAGCGGCTGTTGGTGAAACAATGTTTTATGGTCCAGGAGCTGGCGAACTGCCAACGGCTAATAGTGTTTTAAGTGATATTATTGCAGTAACTAAGGATATTGTCTTGAAAACGACTGGAAGTCGTTTCAACGACTTCCAGCGTGATTTAAAGCAGGCTCGTCCAGCTGATGTTTGTTATTCATATTATTTTTCACTGAAAGTTAAAGATCAGCCAGGTCAAATGTTGAAAATTACCCAAGCAATGAGTGAAGCACAGGCAAGTTTTCATTTAATCATTCAAAGTGAACTGGACGATCAGCATGCTCGAATTGTGATGACTACTCATCAAATGTCTGAAGCACAACGTAATCAAGTAGTGGCAGCTTTTGGAGCTTTGAAAGATGTCGAGGTTGTTGCGGCTTATAAAGTTTTACCGGAATAA
- the thrC gene encoding threonine synthase, translating to MEILYQSTRDPLAKKVTASQAILQGLSPDGGLYVPTQIPIIETPLIELAKLSYQELAFKILKPYLNDFSTQELQTCLAAAYGNNFDNPAIAPLTEHAGAFYLELFHGPTIAFKDLALQLLPQLMITTAHKNQLEKEIVILTATSGDTGKAAMAGFADVPGTKIIVFYPKNGVSPVQEKQMLTQTGNNTFVLGIDGNFDQAQTNVKKIFNDQSFKQQLDLNGYQFSSANSINIGRLLPQIVYYFYAYSQLLTAGKIKAGDKINFSVPTGNFGDILAGYYAKQMGLPIKKLICASNKNHVLTDFFNSGTYDRKRPFYVTSSPSMDILVSSNLERLLYYLSDKNSETTRHLMEQLQEDGRYQITAAMQAKLADFAAGFADEQQTATEIKRIFKIDATAVDPHTAVASNVAQPWLTTAPTVIIATASPYKFPQVVWSALTDSAASKGTQKTLAQLKNLIKVPYPPAIEMLLTTTSRAKQTLAPEKMKSAIENILFDD from the coding sequence ATGGAAATACTTTACCAAAGCACCCGTGATCCTCTTGCTAAAAAAGTTACTGCTTCCCAAGCAATTTTACAAGGTTTAAGCCCAGATGGAGGATTATATGTGCCTACACAAATTCCAATTATTGAAACTCCTCTCATTGAGTTAGCCAAATTATCATATCAAGAATTGGCATTTAAAATCTTAAAACCTTATTTAAATGATTTTTCGACCCAAGAGTTGCAAACTTGTCTAGCAGCAGCTTACGGAAATAATTTTGACAATCCAGCCATTGCACCTTTAACCGAACATGCAGGGGCCTTTTATCTAGAACTTTTTCACGGGCCAACTATTGCCTTTAAGGATCTAGCATTGCAACTACTTCCACAACTGATGATAACTACAGCTCACAAAAATCAGTTAGAAAAAGAAATTGTAATTTTAACCGCCACTTCTGGTGATACTGGCAAAGCTGCTATGGCTGGCTTTGCTGACGTACCCGGAACAAAAATCATTGTTTTTTATCCTAAAAACGGTGTTAGTCCAGTCCAAGAAAAACAAATGTTAACCCAAACTGGCAATAACACTTTCGTTTTAGGAATTGACGGAAACTTCGATCAAGCACAAACCAATGTTAAAAAGATTTTTAATGATCAGTCCTTTAAACAACAATTAGATCTAAATGGCTATCAATTCTCATCAGCTAATTCAATTAATATTGGTCGGTTGCTGCCGCAAATCGTTTATTATTTCTATGCCTATAGTCAGCTTTTGACTGCTGGTAAAATAAAAGCTGGTGATAAAATCAACTTTAGCGTCCCAACCGGCAACTTTGGGGATATTTTAGCTGGTTATTATGCTAAACAAATGGGTCTTCCAATTAAAAAATTAATTTGTGCATCCAATAAAAACCACGTTTTAACTGATTTTTTCAATAGTGGAACCTATGACCGAAAACGACCATTTTATGTAACTTCTTCTCCTTCAATGGATATTTTAGTTTCTAGCAATCTAGAACGATTGCTTTACTACTTGAGTGACAAGAACTCTGAGACAACCCGCCACTTAATGGAACAATTACAAGAAGATGGTCGTTACCAGATCACCGCTGCTATGCAAGCAAAACTAGCTGACTTTGCCGCCGGTTTTGCTGATGAACAACAAACTGCTACTGAAATCAAACGCATATTTAAAATTGATGCAACGGCTGTTGATCCACATACAGCCGTTGCATCAAACGTAGCACAACCCTGGTTAACTACTGCTCCAACTGTTATTATCGCGACTGCCAGTCCATACAAATTTCCTCAAGTAGTTTGGTCTGCTTTGACTGACTCTGCTGCTTCTAAAGGAACTCAAAAAACGCTGGCTCAATTAAAAAATTTAATCAAGGTTCCTTATCCGCCTGCAATTGAAATGCTGTTAACTACTACCAGTCGGGCAAAACAAACGCTGGCTCCTGAAAAAATGAAGTCGGCAATTGAAAATATTCTTTTCGATGACTAA
- a CDS encoding Lrp/AsnC family transcriptional regulator — translation MDEIDLKIVSTLQKDARISLKKLADICFISAPAVSTRLTHLEERGIITNYQTQIDYKVLGYPIKAYVSLRLSPKDKDAFYPYIKSVGNVISCDCVTGSYSQIITCYFKTTKALDNFINDIQRFGETKTQIVFSTSVDTRPLELTPNENSF, via the coding sequence ATGGATGAAATTGATTTGAAAATTGTTTCTACTTTACAAAAAGATGCTCGAATCTCATTAAAAAAATTAGCTGATATTTGCTTTATTTCCGCTCCAGCAGTTTCAACTCGCTTAACTCATTTAGAAGAGCGCGGAATTATCACTAATTATCAAACACAGATTGATTACAAAGTCCTAGGCTATCCAATCAAGGCTTATGTCAGCTTACGGTTGTCCCCTAAAGACAAAGACGCATTTTATCCTTATATCAAATCTGTCGGAAACGTTATTTCTTGTGACTGTGTAACTGGCAGCTATTCACAAATTATAACTTGCTATTTTAAAACAACTAAAGCACTAGATAATTTTATAAATGATATCCAAAGATTCGGCGAAACTAAAACCCAAATTGTCTTCTCAACCAGTGTCGATACTCGCCCCTTAGAGTTAACGCCTAACGAAAATTCTTTTTAA